Proteins found in one Actinomycetota bacterium genomic segment:
- a CDS encoding phosphoglucomutase/phosphomannomutase family protein: MNKIKFGTDGWRDIIADNFNFENLGIVVNSIARHIIEKKENKNGIFIGYDNRFLSEEFASFSAKILSAYGFKVFLSDKSIPTPVTAFNVLDMKLDGALMITASHNPSKYNGIKFIPDYGGPATDLITSDIEENLRFFLDNRDALRSSSESIDENIVILTEFPTYYEHIRKLIDFASIKKAGLKIAADMLYGAGINVFPKILDEISGNETRVLNNKRDALFGGKLPDPSEKNLVELKKIILEKRFDIGVALDGDADRFGVIDSAGVFLNPNKVISLIFYYLCSVKGYKGKDLKAVRTVATTHLIDEICKKFDIGLIETPVGFKYIAAEMIKNDVLIGGEESGGLSIKGHIPEKDGIAANLLLIEIQSYLKTHLDNISLSEYLNNINKELGYFFNERMDMEVPREKMVGIIDSFKKMKGSSVENIKISNILTKDGVKLLLENDAWALLRLSGTEPLIRCYIESRDESFFNVFKQYMIKAIKNLL, from the coding sequence ATGAATAAAATAAAATTTGGCACAGATGGCTGGAGAGACATAATCGCGGATAATTTTAATTTTGAAAATCTCGGAATAGTAGTCAATTCAATAGCAAGGCATATTATAGAAAAAAAAGAAAATAAAAATGGCATTTTCATTGGATATGATAACAGATTTCTTTCAGAAGAATTTGCCTCCTTTTCTGCAAAAATATTAAGCGCATATGGTTTTAAAGTTTTTTTGTCCGATAAAAGTATTCCCACTCCGGTAACTGCTTTTAATGTCCTTGACATGAAGCTGGACGGAGCACTTATGATCACCGCAAGCCATAATCCTTCCAAATACAACGGAATTAAATTTATACCCGATTATGGCGGACCGGCAACAGACCTGATAACCTCTGATATAGAGGAGAATCTGAGATTTTTTTTGGACAACAGAGATGCGCTGCGTTCTTCATCTGAGAGCATTGATGAAAATATAGTAATCTTGACTGAATTTCCTACATATTATGAACATATAAGAAAGCTTATTGATTTTGCTTCAATTAAAAAAGCAGGGCTGAAAATTGCCGCCGACATGCTTTATGGGGCGGGCATAAATGTATTTCCAAAAATCCTTGACGAAATTTCCGGAAATGAAACAAGAGTTCTAAATAATAAAAGAGACGCTTTATTCGGGGGAAAGTTGCCTGATCCTTCAGAAAAGAACCTTGTGGAACTTAAGAAAATAATACTTGAAAAAAGATTTGATATCGGAGTGGCTCTTGATGGCGATGCAGACAGATTTGGGGTTATTGACTCAGCCGGAGTATTTTTAAATCCCAACAAGGTAATATCCCTTATATTTTATTACCTCTGCTCTGTAAAAGGTTATAAAGGAAAGGATCTGAAGGCAGTAAGAACAGTGGCAACCACTCATCTGATAGATGAAATATGTAAAAAATTTGATATCGGCTTAATTGAAACACCTGTCGGATTTAAATACATTGCCGCTGAAATGATAAAGAACGATGTGCTTATAGGCGGAGAGGAAAGTGGCGGATTAAGTATCAAGGGTCATATCCCGGAAAAAGACGGAATTGCAGCAAATCTGCTGCTTATTGAGATTCAGAGTTATTTAAAAACTCATCTTGATAATATAAGCCTTTCTGAATATCTGAATAACATAAACAAAGAACTGGGATATTTTTTCAATGAAAGAATGGATATGGAAGTGCCGAGAGAAAAAATGGTCGGCATTATTGACAGTTTTAAAAAAATGAAGGGCAGTTCTGTTGAAAATATAAAAATAAGTAATATTTTAACAAAAGATGGTGTAAAATTGTTATTGGAAAATGATGCCTGGGCACTT